The proteins below are encoded in one region of Juglans microcarpa x Juglans regia isolate MS1-56 chromosome 4D, Jm3101_v1.0, whole genome shotgun sequence:
- the LOC121260429 gene encoding fumarate hydratase 1, mitochondrial isoform X1 — protein sequence MAMYFVSRRFSGGSAIGALRCATFWRPYSTSFREERDTFGPILVPADKLWGAQTQRSLQNFDIGGERERMPEPIIRAFGILKKCAAKVNMEYGLDPAIGKAIMQAAQEVAEGKLNDHFPLVVWQTGSGTQSNMNANEVIANRAAEIIGHKRGEKFVHPNDHVNRSQSSNDTFPTVMHIAASMEINSRLIPNLKQLHTSLNSKSFEFRDIVKIGRTHTQDATPLTLGQEFSGYSTQVKYGIDRVSCTLPRMYQLAQGGTAVGTGLNTRKGFDVKIAAAVAEETSLPFVTAENKFEALAAHDAFVETSGALNTIAASLMKIANDIRLLGSGPRCGLGELILPENEPGSSIMPGKVNPTQCEAITMVCAQVMGNHVAVTVGGSNGHFELNVFKPMIANGLLNSLRLLGDASASFEKNCVRGIQANKERISKLLHESLMLVTSLNPFQKIGYDNAAAVAKKAHKEGSTLKEAALKLGVLTSEEFDNLVVPEKMIGPSD from the exons ATGGCAATGTATTTTGTGTCCCGGCGATTCTCCGGTGGATCGGCGATAGGGGCGTTGCGTTGTGCTACTTTCTGGAGACCCTATTCTACGTCTTTCAGAGAGGAGAGAGACACTTTCGGACCAATACTCGTTCCCGCTGACAA GTTGTGGGGGGCTCAGACTCAAAGATCGTTGCAGAACTTCGACATTGGAGGCGAGCGTGAACGAATGCCTGAACCCATCATTCGTGCCTTTGGCATCCTTAAGAAATGCGCTGCCAAG GTGAACATGGAATATGGACTTGACCCGGCAATAGGGAAAGCGATAATGCAAGCTGCCCAAGAAGTAGCAGAAGGAAAGCTAAACGATCATTTTCCACTTGTTGTATGGCAAACTGGCAGCGGCACTCAAAGTAATATGAATGCCAATGAG GTCATTGCAAACAGAGCAGCTGAGATCATTGGCCATAAGCGGGGTGAAAAGTTTGTGCACCCTAATGATCATGTCAACAGATCACAATCTTCTAATGACACTTTCCCTACT GTAATGCATATTGCTGCTTCAATGGAAATAAATTCGAGATTAATACCAAATTTGAAACAGTTGCATACTTCACTGAATTCAAAG tcATTTGAATTCAGAGATATTGTAAAAATAGGACGGACTCACACTCAAGATGCCACACCTTTGACTCTTGGGCAAGAGTTTAGTGGCTATTCTACACAG GTGAAGTATGGAATTGATCGGGTCTCATGCACTCTACCCCGAATGTATCAG CTTGCACAGGGTGGTACTGCTGTGGGGACAGGATTGAACACAAGGAAAGG GTTTGATGTAAAGATAGCTGCAGCTGTAGCTGAAGAAACAAGCTTACCGTTTGTTACTGCAGAAAACAAGTTTGAAGCTTTG GCTGCTCATGATGCTTTTGTTGAAACCAGTGGAGCCCTTAACACAATTGCTGCTTCTCTGATGAAGATTGCTAATGACATTCGTTTGTTAGGAAG CGGTCCGCGTTGTGGCCTCGGTGAACTCATTCTTCCTGAAAACGAGCCAGGCAGCAGTATTATGCCT GGGAAGGTCAATCCTACTCAGTGTGAAGCTATCACTATGGTCTGTGCTCAG GTTATGGGAAACCATGTAGCTGTTACAGTGGGGGGATCAAATGGTCATTTTGAACTAAATGTGTTCAAGCCAATGATTGCCAATGGTCTTTTAAAT TCACTAAGATTGCTTGGGGATGCATCTGCCTCCTTTGAAAAGAACTGTGTTAGAGGAATTCAAGCTAACAAGgaaagaatttcaaaattgcTGCACGAG TCGCTGATGCTTGTCACATCGTTGAACCCT TTCCAGAAAATTGGTTATGACAATGCTGCAGCGGTAGCCAAGAAAGCGCACAAGGAGGGAAGTACTCTGAAG GAAGCTGCATTGAAACTGGGAGTGCTGACCAGCGAAGAATTTGATAATCTCGTCGTGCCCGAGAAAATGATTGGCCCATCTGACTGA
- the LOC121260429 gene encoding fumarate hydratase 1, mitochondrial isoform X2: MAMYFVSRRFSGGSAIGALRCATFWRPYSTSFREERDTFGPILVPADKLWGAQTQRSLQNFDIGGERERMPEPIIRAFGILKKCAAKVNMEYGLDPAIGKAIMQAAQEVAEGKLNDHFPLVVWQTGSGTQSNMNANEVIANRAAEIIGHKRGEKFVHPNDHVNRSQSSNDTFPTVMHIAASMEINSRLIPNLKQLHTSLNSKSFEFRDIVKIGRTHTQDATPLTLGQEFSGYSTQVKYGIDRVSCTLPRMYQLAQGGTAVGTGLNTRKGFDVKIAAAVAEETSLPFVTAENKFEALAAHDAFVETSGALNTIAASLMKIANDIRLLGSGPRCGLGELILPENEPGSSIMPGKVNPTQCEAITMVCAQVMGNHVAVTVGGSNGHFELNVFKPMIANGLLNSLRLLGDASASFEKNCVRGIQANKERISKLLHESLMLVTSLNPKIGYDNAAAVAKKAHKEGSTLKEAALKLGVLTSEEFDNLVVPEKMIGPSD; this comes from the exons ATGGCAATGTATTTTGTGTCCCGGCGATTCTCCGGTGGATCGGCGATAGGGGCGTTGCGTTGTGCTACTTTCTGGAGACCCTATTCTACGTCTTTCAGAGAGGAGAGAGACACTTTCGGACCAATACTCGTTCCCGCTGACAA GTTGTGGGGGGCTCAGACTCAAAGATCGTTGCAGAACTTCGACATTGGAGGCGAGCGTGAACGAATGCCTGAACCCATCATTCGTGCCTTTGGCATCCTTAAGAAATGCGCTGCCAAG GTGAACATGGAATATGGACTTGACCCGGCAATAGGGAAAGCGATAATGCAAGCTGCCCAAGAAGTAGCAGAAGGAAAGCTAAACGATCATTTTCCACTTGTTGTATGGCAAACTGGCAGCGGCACTCAAAGTAATATGAATGCCAATGAG GTCATTGCAAACAGAGCAGCTGAGATCATTGGCCATAAGCGGGGTGAAAAGTTTGTGCACCCTAATGATCATGTCAACAGATCACAATCTTCTAATGACACTTTCCCTACT GTAATGCATATTGCTGCTTCAATGGAAATAAATTCGAGATTAATACCAAATTTGAAACAGTTGCATACTTCACTGAATTCAAAG tcATTTGAATTCAGAGATATTGTAAAAATAGGACGGACTCACACTCAAGATGCCACACCTTTGACTCTTGGGCAAGAGTTTAGTGGCTATTCTACACAG GTGAAGTATGGAATTGATCGGGTCTCATGCACTCTACCCCGAATGTATCAG CTTGCACAGGGTGGTACTGCTGTGGGGACAGGATTGAACACAAGGAAAGG GTTTGATGTAAAGATAGCTGCAGCTGTAGCTGAAGAAACAAGCTTACCGTTTGTTACTGCAGAAAACAAGTTTGAAGCTTTG GCTGCTCATGATGCTTTTGTTGAAACCAGTGGAGCCCTTAACACAATTGCTGCTTCTCTGATGAAGATTGCTAATGACATTCGTTTGTTAGGAAG CGGTCCGCGTTGTGGCCTCGGTGAACTCATTCTTCCTGAAAACGAGCCAGGCAGCAGTATTATGCCT GGGAAGGTCAATCCTACTCAGTGTGAAGCTATCACTATGGTCTGTGCTCAG GTTATGGGAAACCATGTAGCTGTTACAGTGGGGGGATCAAATGGTCATTTTGAACTAAATGTGTTCAAGCCAATGATTGCCAATGGTCTTTTAAAT TCACTAAGATTGCTTGGGGATGCATCTGCCTCCTTTGAAAAGAACTGTGTTAGAGGAATTCAAGCTAACAAGgaaagaatttcaaaattgcTGCACGAG TCGCTGATGCTTGTCACATCGTTGAACCCT AAAATTGGTTATGACAATGCTGCAGCGGTAGCCAAGAAAGCGCACAAGGAGGGAAGTACTCTGAAG GAAGCTGCATTGAAACTGGGAGTGCTGACCAGCGAAGAATTTGATAATCTCGTCGTGCCCGAGAAAATGATTGGCCCATCTGACTGA